The sequence CTATCCTGCTGCAACGGTTCTTGACATGACGGTGGAGGCCTGGGACAGCGTTCATGATACTAACCTGAGGAGCGTCTTCTTCTACTCCCAGGCTGCCGCCCAGCAAATGATCAAGGCTGGGCACGGTGGTAAAATCATCAACATCGCTTCTTTGGAGGCTTTGCATCCCAGTTTTCAACATGCGCATTACGCGGCATCCAAAGGAGGCGTCGTGGCGTTAACGAAGGCCTTAGCTTTAGAACTGGCTCCGCACCGCATTATGGTCAACGCTATTGCCCCAGGCATCATTAAGACACGCGGCCTTGAAGAGCTTCTGGCTACCCTGATGCCTACAGAACAGAGCTTCGAAGAGAAGGCGCAGTTGTTCCTGCCCCGGGTACCACTCTACCGTGTAGGCGAGCCGGACGATGTTGCCAAGGTGGCGCTCTTCTTAGCCAGTGCAGCCGCCGACTATATCACCGGGGAGACAATAGTAGTGGATGGAGGATATCTGCTCAGCTAAAGTTGAACATAGTTTCTTCAGCTGGACCTTGAATCGCGGTACAGTTGGTGCTCGTAGAAGTAGCTAGAGGATCCGAAAACTAGCAAGCATTGGAAAGGAGAAACCAAAGAATGGAACAAGTATCGGCACTTTTTGACCCGAGCAGCCAGGAAGAATGGGTTGAGCGTGTCGCCCGTGGAACATTGCCTCCGCTGATGATCACTGTGGCCATTACGGGTGGCGTCCAGGGCAAGGAGATCAATCCCAACCACCCAGAGACGGCAGAGGAGCAAGTCGAACAGCTAAAGGAGTGCTACAAGCTGGGCGCCACTATGGTGCACCTACACGTAAGAAGGCCCGATAACCCCACACTGACGGCTAGTGACCCGAAAGAGTACCGCAAGGTCAACGGGATGATCAGGGAGGCCTGCCCAGAGATTATCATCAACAACACCACAGGCGGTGGCATCGGAGCTGAGTCTCACGAGGCCAGGCTGGCATCAACAGAGGCCAACCCTGAGGTGTGCAGTCTGGACTGCGGGCCGATTGTCTCGAGGTTCACTTTGAAGGCAAGGAAGCCGCCTCTGTTTGGGCGGGACAAAGATTTTGAGCTGGACACCTGCGCCTCGGTTACCTATGGTGAGACGGAGCGGTACGCCAAAATCATGCTGGAAAAGGGTATAAAACCAGAGCTAGAGGTGTGGACCACCGGTCACTACTGGTTGGTGCGGAATCTCATTAGTAAAGAGCTGGTCAAGCCACCATATCTGATCGGTCTTGTCATGGGGTTCGGTGGGGGTGCTTATGCCACTCCCAAAGAGGTTATCCATCTTATGGAGTGTGGCCCGAAGCGGTCAGTCTATAGCGTGCTTGGCGTTGGCCTGTACCAGACTCAAATGGTGGCTTTGGGCATAATGCTGGGCATCAACGTGCGGACTGGGATGGAGGACAATGTACTCTACAAGAAGGGCGAACTCTGCAAGAACAATGCTCAGTTAGTGGAGAGGGTAGTACGAATAGCGAGGGAAATGGGCCGAGAGATAGCCACCCCCAAGCAAGCCAGGCAAATGTTGGGCCTGTCGGAGAAGCCCAGCCGCTATTAGGTTTACGCTCTCTGGTTCTGGGTGGTATGGCTTCCGAAGTGTACCGTGTGATTGAGTACGTTTGGGGATCATCAAGCTCAGTGTTGTGCAGGTAGGAGACAGGGAGATATTCACCTATGGAAGAATTACAGGACTACAGCGGAAGACTGAGGCCAGACCTTGACATGCGCGATTTCTCGAAGGATGCGCTGGTAAGGCTCTGGCAAGCGTCAGGGAAACTGTATGTGGGCCTTGACGGGCTTTGGTTCAATCTTATCCGGGAGCAGTTTGGCGAACAGAAGGCCAGGGAGCTAAGCCGGGAAAACTGGAAGAGAGAAACCCCACTGGAGGTCCGGCGTCATAGAGAGGCGATGAATATCTGGGGCGAAGACGTGGAGAGCTACCTGAAGTACCTTCAAGTGGACATCGGTGCTGGTGGGATATGGCCGGATTTCCGCTGCGAGATGACAGGCGAGAACCGTGGCATACTCACTATCAAGCGATGCCTATCGCTCGAGTATTTCGAGAGGCATGGGGACATCACCTTACAGAAGCACGCCTGCGAGGTGCTGGATGCTGAGGGTTTCCAGTGGGCCGCTCACCTTTTCCACCCTCGTATGAAGGCTGTGCCTCTCAAACTGCCGCCCCGGAAGCATACAGGCGAGATTGCCTGTCAGTGGGAGTTCAGGATCGAGGCATAGAGTCGGTGTTTGGGATGCCACCCGGATAGTATCGTGATGGTTCTTCCGCGCTGTCGAATCCGGGAGGGCGAATCGTCGATTTGGGAGCAAGTGATTGTGCATCGTGGTCAGCTTAAAGTAAGATCAGGTAGGAGCAAAGCCTTCTATAGAATCAGATAGTCTCTGTAACTGACGCATTGCAAGGAGGTATGCGAGAAACAATATGGACATTTTACAGCAAGGGAAAGGACAGCTTGTGGGGTGGTATGACCCGGATGAAGCCAGGGAATGGGTGCGGCAGAACAAGTCTCGTGAACTGAAGGACAAGACCATGTCAGCCAAGGAGGCTGTTTCCCGGTTCGTGAAGGACGGTGATTTCATTGCCTCCGGCGGATTCGGCCACACCAGAGTGTCAATGGCCATCATCTACGAGATAATCAGGCAGAAGAAGCGCAACCTTATTATGGCTGGCAAGACCGCTGTCCATGATTTTGACATCCTAGTCTCGTCGGGGTGTGTGAACAGGGCTGAGGTAGCCTATTCCTTCGGACATGAGCTCAGGGGGTTGTCTCCGGGGTCAAGAAGGATGGTGCAGACGGGGCAGTGCAAGGTGATAGCGGAAACGAGCAATGCCGGTTACCAGTGGCGCTGGCTGGCAGCCATGATGGGTGTGTCGTTTGTGCCCAGTCGCACCATGCTCGGTACGGACACTATGGCGCATAGCTCCTGCAAGGTGATTGAAGACCCCTTTAGCGGGAAGCCTGTGGCCCTGATTCCGGCAGCCTATCCCGATGTGGCCTTCATTCATGTTCATCGCTGCGATGTGCACGGCAATGCCCAGGTGGACGGTATCATAGTCGAGGACTTCGAGTTGGCCAGGTGTGCCCGCCGTCTGATAGTGACCACAGAGGAAGTAATTGACAATGAAACCATACGGAGAGAGCCGTGGAGGACGAGCATACCTTTCATGGTTGTGGATGCGGTTGTTGAGGTCCCTTATGGATCGCATCCCTGTGAAATGCCTGGCATGTACTACTACGATGAAGATCACATAGCAGAATGGTTAAGCCTTTCTAAGACAGCGGAGGGAGTAGAAGAGTACCTGCAAAAGTATGTGTTCGGGGTGGAGTGCTTTGAGGACTACCTGGAGCTATGTGGTGGCATCAAGCAGATGAACTATCTGAAGAGAAGAGAGTTTCTGAGGGAACCGATGAGGGCTCCGTGGCGGAAATAGGCTTGAGTGAGTCAGAAGGGAGTCTACGAGGGAGAGATGGCAATCAAAGAGAATAGCTACAATTTGAGGGAGTTCCTGGCCTTCACGGGTGCGAAACTGTTGGAAGACAAGAAGTCTGTGTTCGTTGGTACTGGGCTTCCCATAGTCGCTGCCACACTGGCACAGAAGACGCATGCGCCGAATCTCCTCATAGTCTTTGAGGCTGGCGGGCTAGGGCCGCGCTTGCCGGAGTTGGCTATATCCGTGGGAGAATCGCGGACTTTTCACCGGGCTGTGGCTGCTACAAGCATGCATGACGTGATGTCGCTGTCGCAGGCGGGATACATCGACTACGGTTTTCTGGGCGCTGCTCAGATGGATATGTATGGCAACATCAATACGACAGTAATAGGTGATCACGACTCGCCTCAGGCCCGTCTGCCTGGGAGTGGCGGCGCCAGTGATGTGGCCTCATTCTCACAAAGGCTGATCATCATCATTGCCAACCAGTCCAAGAGGACTTTCGTGAGTAAGGTGGACTTTCTAACAACGCCCGGATATCTGGATGGGCCTGGGGCGAGAGAAAGAGCCGGATTACCCAGGGGTACGGGGCCATACCGGGTGATTACGCAGTTGGGCATTTATGGTTTTGACGATGAAACGAAGAGGCTGCAGTTGGTATCGTTGCACCCTGGAGTGACTGTGGAGGAAATACGGGAGAACAGCAGTTTTGACATACTCATCCCTAAGAAGGTGGGCACCAGCCCTGAGCCGACTCCTGAGGACCTGAGGATACTGCGCGAGGAAATCGACCGGGCAGCCATATGCCTGGGGAAGTAGTTCGTGTCTCCATCTGCGTTTCACGTTTGAAAGTGAGCGCGTCAGTATCCGACTTGAGACAGGGAGCCTTGAACTCCACAGAAAGATTGTGGTTCAAAATGACCACACGGTCTGCCTAGTTTGGCGGGTTATGGAAGTTTAAGAGGGGTGACCTATGAGGGATGATGCAAGCAAGGATTTGGCCGAAGTGGAGAAGGTAATACCCAGCTTTTGTTCCAGCCATTGTGGCGGCGCCTGTTTTCTCAAGGTTCACGTTAAAGGGGGAGTAATCACCCGGATTGAGAGTGACGATGACGGAGAACCTCCCTTTAGAGCCTGTCTCCGGGGCCGTGCCTGCCGGCAGCGCGTCTATCATACGGATCGCCTTAGATATCCCATGAAGAGGGTGGGAACCAGAGGGGAAGGCGCGTTCCAGCGCATCTCATGGGATGAGGCCCTGAATACGGTTGCTGGTGAGATAAGACGAGTCAAGGAATCCTACGGCAATTCGGCTCTCATGCTGATTCCCTCTGCAGGCGACGTTGTTTTGCTTCACGCAGCCGCCCCATTTTTCAAAATCTTTAACATGATCGGCGGCTATTCAAACTTCTGGGGCACCATCTCCTACGAGGCCGCCTTGTTTGCCGAATATGCCACGTATGGCACGACTTACACCCGGAGTGGTCGGGACGACCTCCTCAATTCGAGTTTGATAATCATGTGGGGATGGAACCCCGCTGTCAGCATTCAGGATACTCCCACAAGCTGGGTGCTGGCCGAAGCTAAGAAGAGGGGCACCAGAATTGTCTGCGTTGATCCGAGATTCACTGACTCTGCTGCAACCTTCGCTGATCGCTGGATACCGATCAGGCCTGGGACTGACGCTGCGATGCTCATAGCCATGGCTTTCGTTATGATCAGGGACGATCTGCAAGACCAGAGATTCCTTGATACTTACACTGTTGGTTTTAGCCAGTTCAAGGACTATGTCCTTGGCAGTGAGGATGGAATTGTCAAGACGCCTTCATGGGCTGAGGCTATTACTGGAGTGCCGACCTCCGTCATAGAGCAACTGGCCCGGGAATATGCCACCATGAAGCCAGCCGCCTTGATGGCTGGTATTGGGGCTGGTCGGACCGCCTATGGGGAACAATATCATCGTGCAGCTATGACTCTGGCAGCGATGACCGGTAACATCGGCATACACGGGGGAAACGCCGCAGGAAGAAGCCATACAACGATGATGTCACTTCCTTTCATGATAGGCATGCCAGGCATAGTGCCGGATATGCCTAACCCCTTGCTGTTCGAAACGCCGTTCCGAAAGTACGCCCTCCACGCCTACTTCGATGACCCTCTTTATGGTTGGTCCACCGCCCGTGGCCACGTGAATCGCATCAAGATGGCTGACGCCATTCTCAAAGGTAAGGCTGGCGGTTATCCGTCGGACTATAAGCTACTTTTCTTGGTGAACCACAATATCTTGAATCAATCGCCCAACTGTAGCAAGACCGCCGAAGCCCTGAGACGTCTGGAATTCATCGTTGATATGGAGCAATTCATGACAGCGACAGCTAGATTCGCTGATATCTTGCTGCCGGTCAATACCTTCCTGGAGCGAAACGACATTGCCATTGGAGAAGGTATTCCCGTCTATGGTTATCAGAATAAGGTGATTGATTCGCTTTATGGGTCCAAGTCGCATGTTGAAATCGCCATCGAACTGGCCAGACATTTGGGGATCCCGGACTTTTGCACGCATAGCGAGGATGAACTACTGAGGCAGTGCGTGGCTGGTGCCCCGATTTCAAGCTATGAGGCGCTTCAAGAGAAAGGCATTCATCGTGTCAGCCTTCCTGAGCCTTACGTGGCCTTCAAAAGGCAGATTGATGATCCAGCGAACAACCCCTTCCCCACACCTTCAGGAAAGATTGAAATCTTCTCCCAGGAGATTGCGGGGTGGAACAACCCGGAGATCCCGCCAGTTCCCAAGTACCTCGAGACCTGGGAGAGCCGGAATGATCCCCTGGTGAAGAAGTACCCACTTCAGATGATAACCACCCATTTCAAGCGAAGGGCTCACAGCCAGTTTGAGAATGTGCCGTGGCTAAAAGAGCTTGAGCCTCAGGCCATATTGATTAACTCCGCCGATGCCCAGGCCAGGGGTATCAAGGATGGGGATCGAATCCTGGTGTTCAATGATAGGGGAAAACTCAAAATCATCGCCAGGGTGACGGAGAGGATAATGCCAGGGGTAGTGGATATACCTCAGGGTGCCTGGTATACCCCTGACGAGAATGGGGTGGATACGGAGGGGTGCTGCAATATCTTGACTAAGGATGAAAACTCCCCTGGAGGGGCATTCATCACCAATACGTGTCTGGTCGAAGTTCAAAGGATGGCCGATGCATAGGTGGCCGGAGGTCGTATGTTTGAAGGCTGGCTTCGGCTCAACCACGGGACATGGTTGCGTGGAGGCCATAATCAATAGAAAACAGGACGGTATGGCGTTTGTTAGTGTGGATGCGAAAGATATAACGCGGCTGCATCAAACTGAAGGAGGAAAGTAAGAGATGACCGAGATAAATGACTATAGCGGGCCGTTCAACCCCAATCTAAGGTTTGAGGATCTCTCCAAGGAATTCTTGCTTAAGCTCATCAGGTCCTGGCAGTATTCGTGGCTCCAACTGGAAGGTGGGTGGATGGACGAGGTGGAAAAGAGATATGGCCTGAATGTGGCTATGGGTTGTGACCTGGAAATGTGGTTGAGGTGCGCCGCTCTCTGCAATACGAGGTATGTCAAGATAGCCAGGATACCCATGAAAAACGCAGTGGACTGTCTCAAGGCCTTGCAGTTGCCGCTGGACAACACTATGGGAGCGGTTTACCCCACAACGTCGGATGTAAAGAATGAGAATCATGCCATAGTCACTGTGACGAGGTGTCCTTCCGTAGAATGGTGGGAGAGAAACGCACCGGAAAGAATAGTGCCAATGTGCCACATCGTGGAGCCCCCGTTAATAAACAGGTATAAGGTGAATATGGATGTGGAGCTATTCGCTCTTAAGCTTCCGCCTCGAGAAGGGCCCGACGATATTGCCTGCCAGTGGGAGTACAAACTGAGAACACCGAAAGGGGCCAGAGTCCGCAGCAAAGAGGAAGTAGTGGACGAGACTACCACTCCCCCTGAAGTAGATGATTTGAGCGGGCCATACTACCCGCACCTTACCCACGCCAACTTCTCAAAACCTTTCCTTCTCAGGATGATGCATGCCTGGCAGTATGCCTGGAACGTGATGAATGAGGGCTACTACCTGACAGTCAGAATGAGGTATGGTTCGGCAGTGGCTGACGCCTGTGAACATGGGGCGTGGCTGAGACTGGCTGACAGGGCTAATCGCAGGTATCCCAAGATAGCCAATACCGAACTGAACACAGTAACCGACTCACTCAAGCTGCTCCAATTGCCGATGGACAGCACCATGGGCCTCTTCCCAGCCAAGTACGACATCAAGAGCCCCAATCACGTCATCTTGAGGATAACCAAAGGGCGCACCCCTGATTACCTTGAGGGTGCCGAGCCAAAGAGAACACCGCCGATGTACCATGCGGGTGGGGAGCCGATCATGGAGAAGTACCTGGTCAATCCCGGAATCAAGGTGACTCCCTTGCGATTGCCGCCGCGAAACGAGGATGATGACATTGATTGCGAGTGGGAGCTGAAGTTGGTGTGAAGTCACGGCGAGCCGATTTTTCGTGGCGAAGGGAGGCAACACAAGTGAAGCTCACCGATTATAGCGGGCCCCTCAGAGAGAACCTACGATTAGAGGATTTCTCAAAAGAGGCTCTTATAAGGCTAATACGGCTCTATTCCAGATTGTATTTCGCCCTTGATGGGTTCTGGTATTTGTCTGTCAAGAACAGGTTCGGCGACAAAGATGCTGTTGCTTGTGACATGTGGACCTGGGGGAAGCAACGCACCTACGAGCTTGATAGGCTCACGAAGGCAATGAAGATCGAGGGAACTGATGTTGCTGCCCTCATAAAGGCGTTTCAGGTAGATCCATGGATGTGGAGTGCCAATTACCTCGTCGAAGCAAAGAACCCGAACCACGTCGTGCTCACCTTCATGGAATGTCCCACGTTATTGGGGCTGGAAAAAGAGGGGGAGGGGCGCGAGGAAGTCATTTGCAGAGTCGTTGAGCAAGAGGTGTTTGAATCCTGGGCGCACTACTTCAATCCGAGCATACATGTGAAGGGTCTCAAGCTGCCTCCTCGAACAAGCAAGGACGAAATTGCCTGTCAGTGGGAGTTCATGATTGAATAAAGAACTACGGGTGGAGGCAGAGAAGAATCTCGGTTGTTGGGCGGAACTCAGTGGAGTGCCTCCGAAGACACTCAGCAGTAAACCTGCCCACTTAGATGCTGGCCGAAAAGTCGATCGTCTAGCTTTGGGCGCTTCGGGTTTCGGATGACCTCGTACGGAAATCGAGAAGGCATAAGCAGTAGATTCCGTGTCAAACACGGAATCTACTGTTTAGCTCTAGATGGCTATTACGAGGGTATCACGCTAGCGACTGTTCCTGACAATCCCTCCGTCCTCACTCCTTCACCAGAGGCAGCCAATCGGGGGTCATCCTCACCAGCGTCTGCTGAGTGGCACTCCATTCGTGTATCAACATGTGATGTATGCAGAGGCGGTCAGTCTCAGTGTAGTACCACTTCGGGTGGCCATCGAACTGCACTTCAAAGTTCATAGCCGTGTCATACATGGCCCGGCCACTGAAATTCTCGGCCCCCACCCGTTCCACTGTCTCTCGAATAGTCTCCAGGATAATGCGCTGACAGATGAAACCACCCCCGTAGCCTGAGCCGGAATCAATTAAGTCATCAGCCTGACCCCGGCGCCATTTACGCAGAAGCTCGCGGGCCAGATCGATCTGCTCGTTTGGCTCATTCCACCATTGCAACTGCGCGTCGGCGGTCAGGAAACCATCCAGGGCTTCCCAGCCCGCCAGGTTCACGTAGAAACGTTTGTAAGCAGCAGCGGTGGAATCAGCGATAAATATCGGGGAGTAACCCTTTTCATTATAGGTCTTTATGATAAAGCCCGCTGAATAACCGAAGGGAACAACGATGTCCGCGTCTTTTAGCCTCTCCACGTCACTGGCAAACATCTGTGTTCCCACAGGAGGCTTGCTAGCTCCGATCCACTGGAACTTGTCCGGGTAGGCCTGGCAGTATCTGCTCATCCCCCTTTCCATGTCCTGCGTCGCGGGTTGATTCCAACCGATCAAGCCCACCTTGGGCATCCTTCCTTCTGCTTCATAGTCCCAGCGGTTCTCGCTGACCCACTTCAGAAGGGTATTTGCCATCTGAGAAAACTGACAACCAAGGGAGAACACCCACCCTGGAGGCTCGAGGATTGGGTCGGTAGCGGCCGCCGTGAAGATCACGATCTTGTCACGCTCGGCAAAGGGCTTCAGCGTTTCTGATGTCGAGAACATAATCGCGAAAATAACCTCTGCGCCCTTCGCTTTGCACCAGTCATAGCCTGGCAGGTCCCTGGCCGGGCTGTAAGCGAAGTCATAGGTGACCAGCTTCAGTCTCACGCCAGGGATAAGGTCTTCCTCATTGAAGTACCTGACCAGATCCACCAGCCCATAATGGACAGGAAGGCACGCTGGTGAAGCCGGCCCGGTAAGGTCCGTGATCTCACCTATAACGATGGTCACCCGATCCCCATCCCCTTTGCCACAACCGACGGAGAGTGGCACGATTAGAGCCAGGATCGCAAGAAAAACCACTGCCATTTTACACTTACACTTCATTTCAGCCTCCTTTCATTGTGTTATTTCTGTCGTTGTATGCGATTTCCCATTTGGATTCAGGATCAAAGCATGCCACACCTCCACCATCTTTGACCTTTATGATAACCTATTGTCTCACTTGGCTGTCAATCCCCTTTTGTTCGGGATGCAAGGGATACCCGCTTGGCGTAATCGGCAAAACGGGCGAGTATGTCCGCGGCTTCTCCTGAGCGGAGGGTTGCCAATTCAACTTTTGCCCCTCTGGCTGAAAAAGGTCTTGACAGCCAGCAAGTAGAGTTCTAACATAACGACACGACGCATTTACGTCTTCCGTGGCGCTCCGAAGAGTCGAGCAGAGGATGCGGTTGCGCATGACGAGTGAGGAAAGGTACGACGTTGTCATCATAGG comes from Chloroflexota bacterium and encodes:
- a CDS encoding SDR family oxidoreductase, which codes for MSAQTIGQLFDLTGKGAIVTGGGEGIGKAIAFRLAEAGAGVMISDLNIETAKETAKHIRVKGGKAATTAADATSLADARRVVMETIATFGCLDVFINNAGIYPAATVLDMTVEAWDSVHDTNLRSVFFYSQAAAQQMIKAGHGGKIINIASLEALHPSFQHAHYAASKGGVVALTKALALELAPHRIMVNAIAPGIIKTRGLEELLATLMPTEQSFEEKAQLFLPRVPLYRVGEPDDVAKVALFLASAAADYITGETIVVDGGYLLS
- a CDS encoding CoA transferase subunit A, producing the protein MDILQQGKGQLVGWYDPDEAREWVRQNKSRELKDKTMSAKEAVSRFVKDGDFIASGGFGHTRVSMAIIYEIIRQKKRNLIMAGKTAVHDFDILVSSGCVNRAEVAYSFGHELRGLSPGSRRMVQTGQCKVIAETSNAGYQWRWLAAMMGVSFVPSRTMLGTDTMAHSSCKVIEDPFSGKPVALIPAAYPDVAFIHVHRCDVHGNAQVDGIIVEDFELARCARRLIVTTEEVIDNETIRREPWRTSIPFMVVDAVVEVPYGSHPCEMPGMYYYDEDHIAEWLSLSKTAEGVEEYLQKYVFGVECFEDYLELCGGIKQMNYLKRREFLREPMRAPWRK
- a CDS encoding 3-oxoacid CoA-transferase; amino-acid sequence: MAIKENSYNLREFLAFTGAKLLEDKKSVFVGTGLPIVAATLAQKTHAPNLLIVFEAGGLGPRLPELAISVGESRTFHRAVAATSMHDVMSLSQAGYIDYGFLGAAQMDMYGNINTTVIGDHDSPQARLPGSGGASDVASFSQRLIIIIANQSKRTFVSKVDFLTTPGYLDGPGARERAGLPRGTGPYRVITQLGIYGFDDETKRLQLVSLHPGVTVEEIRENSSFDILIPKKVGTSPEPTPEDLRILREEIDRAAICLGK
- a CDS encoding 3-keto-5-aminohexanoate cleavage protein; protein product: MEQVSALFDPSSQEEWVERVARGTLPPLMITVAITGGVQGKEINPNHPETAEEQVEQLKECYKLGATMVHLHVRRPDNPTLTASDPKEYRKVNGMIREACPEIIINNTTGGGIGAESHEARLASTEANPEVCSLDCGPIVSRFTLKARKPPLFGRDKDFELDTCASVTYGETERYAKIMLEKGIKPELEVWTTGHYWLVRNLISKELVKPPYLIGLVMGFGGGAYATPKEVIHLMECGPKRSVYSVLGVGLYQTQMVALGIMLGINVRTGMEDNVLYKKGELCKNNAQLVERVVRIAREMGREIATPKQARQMLGLSEKPSRY
- a CDS encoding dimethyl sulfoxide reductase subunit A, which gives rise to MRDDASKDLAEVEKVIPSFCSSHCGGACFLKVHVKGGVITRIESDDDGEPPFRACLRGRACRQRVYHTDRLRYPMKRVGTRGEGAFQRISWDEALNTVAGEIRRVKESYGNSALMLIPSAGDVVLLHAAAPFFKIFNMIGGYSNFWGTISYEAALFAEYATYGTTYTRSGRDDLLNSSLIIMWGWNPAVSIQDTPTSWVLAEAKKRGTRIVCVDPRFTDSAATFADRWIPIRPGTDAAMLIAMAFVMIRDDLQDQRFLDTYTVGFSQFKDYVLGSEDGIVKTPSWAEAITGVPTSVIEQLAREYATMKPAALMAGIGAGRTAYGEQYHRAAMTLAAMTGNIGIHGGNAAGRSHTTMMSLPFMIGMPGIVPDMPNPLLFETPFRKYALHAYFDDPLYGWSTARGHVNRIKMADAILKGKAGGYPSDYKLLFLVNHNILNQSPNCSKTAEALRRLEFIVDMEQFMTATARFADILLPVNTFLERNDIAIGEGIPVYGYQNKVIDSLYGSKSHVEIAIELARHLGIPDFCTHSEDELLRQCVAGAPISSYEALQEKGIHRVSLPEPYVAFKRQIDDPANNPFPTPSGKIEIFSQEIAGWNNPEIPPVPKYLETWESRNDPLVKKYPLQMITTHFKRRAHSQFENVPWLKELEPQAILINSADAQARGIKDGDRILVFNDRGKLKIIARVTERIMPGVVDIPQGAWYTPDENGVDTEGCCNILTKDENSPGGAFITNTCLVEVQRMADA